TCGTATACTTCTTGTGCGTGGTACTTCTCTTTCATTTAGACTCCCACTTGACGATGCTGATGCTGGTGAATTGCCATGATTGGTTGATATTGGTGAAGCAGGTAGAGTAGTGGATTCTTGTTGAACCTTTATTACTTGCTCCATCATCCCTTATTCATTATCTTCTTCAAACTGAGGAAAGAAGTGAAGATCACCTGCATGCGAGCCAAAAtcccattctttttcttcatcgaACGTCACGTCTTGATTGATCACTGTCTTCCTATTGTTTGGATTATACAGCTTATAGCCCTTTGAATTTGTGTCATAGCCGATGAAGATGAACTTCTCACTTTTGTCGTCGAGTTTAGTTATCCTCTTGTCTAGTACATGTACATGGGCTATGCTTCCAAAAATTCTTAGATGAGAGATACTTGGTTTTCTTCCACTCCATATTTCTTGCGGAGTTTTTCCCTACACACTTCTTGTTGGAGATCGATTGGATAGGTAGACAGCACATGCTACAGCTTTTGCCTACAATTCCTTAGGCAATTTCTTGCTTTTGAGCATGCTTCGAGCCATGTCGAGGATGTTTCGATTTTTTCTTTCCgccacaccattttgttgaggggatCTTGGAACTGTCAAAGGTCGACGAATTCCATTTGCTTCACAAAACTCTTGGAATTCCTTTGAAGTGAATTCGCATCCTCGATCAGATCTCATGCTTTGATCTTGCAACCACTCTCTTTTTCTACAACGGTTTTGAACTTCTTGAATGCTCCAAATACCTATGATTTCGACTTCAAGAAATAGACCCAGGTTTtccttgaaaaatcatcaatgaagagaaggaaataattatttttacccaaaaaGCTTCGTTTTATTGGACTGCACACATTGGTGTGAATGAGCTCGAGTGGTTTCTGGGCTCTTGTGGTCGACTCCTTTGGAAAGATTTTCTTGAACTGTTTCCCAAGTAAACATCCTTCACAAACTTGATCAGGGTGGCTGATGCATGGTAAGCCTCTCACCATCTCCTTCTTAGATAATAACTCCAGTCCCCCAAAGTTAAGATGCCCAAAACGAAGATGCCAAAGCCAAGATATGTCTTTGTGACATATCTTGAGACATTTTGCAACATCGTTTAATGTTCATGGGAAACATCCTATTCTTTGACATTTTCGCCTTGGCAATTAACCTTCCTTTGTCATCTCTAAGAAAAAGGATATAATTTTTCGTATGAAAATCATAACCTTTTTCTAAGAGTTGACCCAAACTCAAAATGTTGCTTTTCATATTGGGCACATAGTAGACATTTGAAATTAATTGGTGGCCGCCATTTTTCAGGGGAATAAGGATGTTACCTTTTCCTTTTACGAGTATTTTGGATTCGTCTCCAAAAGAAACGTTTCGACTCACTGATTTATTGAGCTCTACGAAGATGCTTCTTCTTCCGCACATGTGGTTGCTAGCGCCGGTGTCAAGGTACCATGTATAGTCTTGGTCTTCATCATTGTTCTTGCATGCTAGTAGCACAACGCCAttatcttctttctcttctttcacatAATTGACCATCTCATCAAGTCTGCTGTTTAGAGCTCTACATTCCCAAGCATAATGCCCAAACTTTTGACAATTATAGCAttgaacttgagatttttcatacCTTAAGTTTAAGCGTCCTTTTCCACTACCTTTTGTTGAGCCCTCTTTTATAGTTGCTATGGTTGTTGAAGTTCCAACCACATCCACGTCCATGTCCACGTCTGCAACCTCGGCCACGACTTCTTTCATATTGGCTTATCTCGTTGTCgaagctttcttctttcttctttgactGAACATGTGTCTTAAGGAGCTGTTCATCATTCCCTTGCCTCTTCTTATGTTTCTCGTCATATGCTTGTAGCGAACCCATTAATTGCTCTATACTAATTTCTTccaagtttttagtttcttcaatCGTCACAACAATGTTCTCGAACATGGGGTCCAACGAGCGTAGTATCCTCTCCATAATTTTAACATCTTCTAACTTTTCTccgtttctttttaattgattGGAAATGGCTAAAACTCTTGAGAAATAATCAGAGATTGATTCACACTCATTTGTAGAGATTTGAACTCACCTCTTAATACTTGAAGACGAACCTTTTTCACTTGTTCAGCTCCTTTGTAAGAGGTTTGAAGCTTCTCCCAAGCTTGCTTGGCAGAGGTTGCACTCGAGACCTTCTCAAATCCATTGTCATCTAATGCTTGGTAGATGAGGTAGAGAGCCTTCTTGTCTCTCTTTCTTGAATCTTTCAAACTCTCCTTCTGGGGTTGAGATAGAGTAGCTTCATCTTCTGGCTCAGTGTAGCCTTTCTCCACGACTTCCCAAACATCGTGTGCACCCAAAAGGGCCTTCATTTTGATACTCCAATTATCGAAGTTGTTGTTGTCGAGCACTGGAATTTGGAAGGCTGCCATAGCATTGCTAGCCatagctctgataccactttGTTGGGGTTTAAAAATGTTTCACTACTTTGGAGATGTTTATCTCACAAAGAAGAATGTAATGCAGCGGAATTTAataggcaagagaaagaaagaatactcaaagtattacacaagattttttttttattcactcacaaacttagtacaagaggaaacactcaaacactcttagaagctttgttgcttcttctcACTTCTCACTTGGCACTCTCACTTAGCACTAATTGCTCTCTTGGTTGttacaaatggtgtggatgccttctctttttataggcatggatggaaccttgggGAAGCATGGAAGcatcatgctagagatatctagataattccactaccttcctaagctagaattatctacactaatcttgtaTGTTGATGGAATTCTCACCGTTCTTttagactcttccaccaacttgaactttgctagaattctttagcatgtgcatggatctttctttgtgtatgggCCGGATCAATTATCTTTGGGCCAAGATAAGATTATAATTCAACAGTCCTTAGGTCTAAAATTGACTAGTCTCTGTATACTTGGTTTGTTGGATTCTATATATGTGATTTGTTGCAAGATTTGGATTGCACTGGTTTCATCGTCACGTGGATTAATCTGCTGTTGTTTTGGCTGAGATGCGGTAGAATTCTGACAAAAAGTTTGAGTATTAACTTTGTTTTTTGGAATTCTCTCCGCGCTTTTCTTGCTTGTGAGTGTTGTTTGGCATCCCATGCAACGTTGGGTGCTGGTTTGTGTGAGCAGGAGGTAAGCTATTCGAAtgctaaatattttattattagtgGTTTATTATATAATCTCTTTAATATTAGGGAGACTAAGGGTCGATGGCTTGATGAGAGTCTTAGTTGCTTTATCGACCCTCTTGAAAATATAAATGTGTGTAGCATGGATAATTACGATTGTAAGTATAACTCGAGTTTTGATAATGATGATTGCTATGTCTGTCGCAATGAACTAAACCAGGAGGTCAATATGTCAAGTGTGACGAAGAATGCAGTTGAAGCTGGTGGAAGTTCTGGGAATTTAGTTACTGCCTTGTTGGCTGCAGAAGAGGTTCTACTACTATGTACAAGTCCAAAAGTTGGACAGTTGAGTCCAAGAATTAGTCCAAGGAAGAGGCTTTGTGAGGAGATTGCTGAAGAGGCGGGTCCTAGTGGGTTCTTGGAAGAATTAGACTGATGAAGTGTGTGGTATGGAACCGTGGGGGGCTGGGTAAGCCTTATTttataacttaaatttaatttgcAGTAGTAGGGAGCAGGACTTTTTCGGTTTATTGGAAACCAAAGTGCCTTGGATAAGTCCGGCAAGGTTTTATGAAAAGTATTTTGATCACGCTTTTTGTTGTCACCCAGTTGGTAGGGCTGGGGGAACATGTTCAATagatccaaataattaattcagtacaattaacaattaattatatCTTCTCACCATCCATGTAATGTTGTTAGTACTATAATAGGTATGGGACCTATATCTTCTCACCATCCATCCATGTAATGTTGTGGTATatgaggagtctttctccttcttttctttgggttttacaaatttttcaaatgatgtggctatccacatcagatgccacctaaagtggtatagaaatatgatataaaaacatggtatgaatgaCGTTACTCTTTACTCAATGCAAGTGACACCCTTTAATTTTGGTCTCTATTAGATTCTCAGTTAACCGCTGACCGGAGAAAAGGACAGAGGGAGGGAAGGATGCCAATTCACGCAGCATAAACATAGCAAGGTGAGGGAAATGATTTATGcacattaattttcctttatgtacACTCCTTTTTTAGCTGTATGattaaataaagagaaaattgtagcaacgACCtattaactttaacccaattggagtgatggtccctcaactaaaaactcatgaccattggtcccttaacttatcaaaatgtgcagctatGGCCTTTTTCGTTAACTCTATCAAAattctgtcaaaatgagttatgttggaatgaccgtTGCTACAATTGGATTTAAGTTAAAAGACCATTGCTCCAGTTAGGTTAAATGGTTGACTGTGTGAATCCTAGAACACCACTACGCTCGGTTTTGCACCATGTCTTCCATTGTTATAGTACTAATGAAAAATTAACTGTAATTAACATGTAACCAATTAGTTACAGGGTCTTCTACcatggaaaattttgaaaaagaaaaagaaaaaaaaaatacaataaaacgaTCAAATTACTGATATATGCATCATATAATTCCACCATCTCAATGTCCTCATTTTATGAAAATGACCAACTTGTGGGGCCCATGCAAAAATATGGTCTCAGTACCAGCTCCGTCTATCTTTTAATTCTTCTCCAAGCATCATCACTATAAGTTCTCAAATCAAAATCTACTTATTCGGTTCCCCTCATGATCACCTATAAGTTTATCGGCAGCACTTTGTCCCTCTATTTATTACATGACAATTAGACGACTAAAGAGTCCACTGGACTCTCCTTGCATGGATAATCCTTGAAGGCTACAAAACAATCAGTTGGATCGGAATCTTCTGATTATGATACCTTCTTATGGGTCCCACAATGTAGacatttttctttaaacaaaATGTATTTGCGTGTTAAGCACATAAcacctattttttttgtttacttatTAATGCGACAATAGAAGTAATAGAATTGAATCAAATAATTTGATGCGACAAAAGAAGTAATAGTATTTGAATCAAATAATTTGATAGACAAAGTAGACAATTATTTGATCAGTAAACATTAGCTTCTTCCCTTTAGTAGGAAATGAGATTCTTACCAAAATAAAACTAGACCACCGTACAAAAAGACAATAGACTAATAGTTCCATAGCCAACACACTGACAACTTACAAACAACTTCAAGCAACAAAAACCATATAAACAAAATTATAGACTTCTTATATTTGCTATATTTCGGGCAGGGTTGCAATCTAGGAAAAAGTTTGAATGTCAGTTCTTCAACAATAATTTCGGTtttaattttgaagaaaaaagttTGAATGAGACTCAGGCGTATCAGTGTATCTGGAAAccagaaagaaacaaaatatggCAGCCATGCTTGATAGTACCTTATCCTATCTAGCAGCAGATGTGGGAAAAAGAAACATGATGTATATTTTTTCAATGCCAGTTCTTCAACAAGAATTTCGGTTTTAATTTTGAAGAAAACACTTTGAACGCGACTCAGGTGTATCAGTATATCTGGAAAccagaaagaaacaaaatatggCAGCAATGCTTGATAGTACCTTATCCAATATTGTAGTAGATGTGGGAAAGCAGACCAATGATTGCACCAGTGGTACTGAGGAGTCAGAAATCCCGATTTGCAGTTCATTTCCTTCATAAGCTTGGCATACAGATTCTATCAAAGTATCATTAGATTTAGATGGTTCGTGATCAATGCTGCTACCAAAGTCAATTGCTTGTTCACTACTCTTGTTAGCGCTGTGTTCAATAGCATTGGACTGCTCTGATGCACTTGTGCAATTCAAAATTGCATCCCCAACTGAATCACAAATACATTTGTCATCCGAAGAAGCATCTATCTTGCAGTGAGTAGCTCCATCCTGATTAGTACCAGACTTCTCCAACTCGTCAGAGGTGGATGCCAAGCCATCTTTTTCCCAAGGACATTCAGATGGTTTACCGTTCTTCTCCGTAGCTGATAACTCAGCTGTCTTCATACAAGGGTCCTTAATATCTACAACTTTGTAGCGATTAACATGTGGTAACCATCCATACCGTTTAAACTTCTTGGGTGGTCACGGTTCACTGAACTATGAACTTTGTTTGAGGACGAAGTGACTATAGAATACAAGTCTCTCTGCCCTAACCTCGTTTAGGACATTGTTTCTATACCTTAAATCATATGAACTCATTCATAGTATATTATCCCTATAATGTAAAAGCCTAAATTCAAGAATGAATTAATATTGCcctattattaattatttaaaattaaattgttaCATAATATTCAATATTACAAAATTAACCTTTAGGACACAACTCCCAACAAGAActccaccaaaaaaaaatgttattacaAGACAAATTTCTTCGAATTAACATCAAACGTTTCAGAAGATGACAACATAGGTTCCTGCACACATCCACATTAAGTAAATTTAGCAACTTACAATTTCTTAGTTTGGCACTAGTAAGATgtatgcatttttatttttttttttaccaaagtAAGATGTATGCATTTGAGCATCCAATCCAATTGGCATTGTGTGGAGAGGACCAACATCTTTTAAGAACTTATGCTAAAGTTTCATCCCTCCGCATAGACAAAACAAAACTTGTGTTATTACAATGTGCACTCGTGATTCGGAGCCTGACTGTAACTGTTTGGTATATCAACTTTGATAAGAACTGAATGAGCTTTGTAGTCAACATGCATGTCACATATGGTACACctatatttaagaaaaaaaaaatgaagatcgaACCCATTTGATTTAACATGTTGCATGAAGTGAAAGCAAACCTGTATGGTTTTGCGTCGAAGTACAGTCCTCAAGAATCTTGAGTTAGAACATCTTTCGCAGTTAATCTTTTTAATGTAATTTACCATCTCGTCGAGCAAAACTCCATATGTTATGTCGGTCTTGTTCCTAACAGTTTCAGTGAGAATGTATGTCATTGCACCATTCATTGATTTTCCAGCAAAAGCCTGCATTTGTGATTAATACTATATTGGCTCACatgaaaatgaagtaaaaaaaagaaaaagttcagAAGTACGATAAAAGGGGGGTTCGACGGAAAATTTTTTTGGGTCACCCGTTGAACGGTTTAGAGAATGTCCAAGGCCAGCAAGGCTTTATGACAAGGAATGTTGAACGGTCAAACATCAACGCGTGCAAAAATGAGTGCAGTGGAGATGAGAATGTTTTGTTAGATGTGTGAGCACACGAGAAAGGACAAGATTATGAACGAAGATACTGAGGTAAAGTATGAGGGACCACAACTGAAAATAAGATGAAAGAAAATCCGTGAAGGTGGTTTGTATATGTTAAACGCAGACCTACATATGTTCCGGTTAGAAAATGCGATTATGAGACAAAAGGTCAGGGGAAAAAGGTTAAGAGGAACACTTGGACatagactttaagaaaagacgTGGAGTACTTAGAGCTAATGGAAATTGGGTCAAAACTGAACACAATGGCGTTCTAAGATTCAAATAACTGACCCTACTTGGTGGGATAAAcatttttgttgttattgtatTATTGAACGGTTTAGAAAGGCCTTATTAAAGAAAACGTATGCCTTCCAATCCCATCATTTAGTGGAGATAAGAAGGGATAGGTTTTCTTTCCCTCCTTACCAACTAACATCTAGCTTCAATTTGGAAACATTCAGAAGTTGTCTTTTCATCATATTTTCGTTAAACACAATAATAGAGGGATCACTTACAGTAGTATCAATTGCCATTTTATCATCTTCGCAAGCACTAAGAGAAATCGCTAACCCACCCCTTGTACTTTTTCTAGCACGAGATAGAGGAATATTATCCTTCCAAGTATTCCTGCAAATTAACACGTAAAAAGAAAACGTATTTTCACAGTTGAAGGAGAATTTTTATAGAGTTATGGTGAGATTACATTGCATGCTACTATGGCATGGACAGTATTAACTCTTCAACTATGGATTTGATGCCCATGATAACTAAATTGTGAAACTTTAATCACATTTATAATACGTGGTATTATATTttcataatatataaatttgatGTCACAGATCGAACGTATGTAATCATATAAATTTGAAGTTAAAGACTAAGTAAATATACTCACAGTTTACGGTCATACACGTGCTCCAGATCAACATTCGTTCCACTGTGACAAGCATCAACGATAGCGTGAAGTGTGACACCCTCCTCGAGTGGCCAAACAATGGTTTCATTAATATCATTGTCAAGGATCATTCCCTCTTCCATAAAATCAACAGGGCAAATGGTCTCGTCGAACCCATCAAGCTCATCATCTTTGAAATCAGGCTGTCGTAAGCCATGCCCCGAGAAGTAAAACACCAACGAGTCTCCCCGCTGGCATCCCTCCACAAGCCATTTCAAggaattttctatatttttctttGTAGGAATCCGCTCTAGGTCACGCGGATCATCTTCTGCATTCATTGGTAAATTGAAAACGTAAACATATTATCTTATAAAGCACAAATAATGTCATAGCCCACTCTCCAACAAGATAATATCCGCTTTGAGCAAGGCCTAAATGGTTTTGTTCGTGGGTCTCCATACCCAAAAAACATCTTGCTACGAGAGATCAGATATGAGCTTATAAACTACATTACATTTCCTCCCCCAAGCGATGTGAAAGTTTGATGCCAACGCAGGGTCACCACAAATAACCACTACCTTCAtctttttcccctttttctttctcGATTCATTTTTTATGATTGGCTTCTCTTTTAACGTTTATACATAATATTGGAGACCAATGTTTTCTAATTGAGAAATAATTATACATGTAATTTGCGAatggaagtgttattggcactccaaaaatctcattctaaacTCCTcccaagtgtatttttctttctcaatatagaaagtttggagtgtagaatgagatttttagagtgccaataacaattccctttgcGAATGGTTATAGGATTACGATTGACAAATAAAGaaaagctaattaattaataattaccTGAAAGTATGCGTATGCAGTTGGCAGGAAAACCGAAGGTTTTAGTCAGCAAGTTTTCCATGTTTTTCACATCATTATAAATGCCTTTGAGCTTGTATTTATGTTGCTTGTATGTCACCCCGCAAAGAAGTGCACGCTTGTTTGGTCGTGATCCACTGCATACTGGCTTGTCCGAGCAGGAGGAGGGCAACGACATCAGCGTCCCTGTCCCTGTCCCTGTATAAGCTAGATTGCTTGAAACTATATATTACGACTTGAATTACTAGTACTAGAAgaattgtttgatgatgattcCTTGGTTTGAAAACACCTACCAATTTGCCATCTCTGGAAGCTATGACGCTCACCTTTGTGATCTCCACGACCACGAACACTAGTTTCTCGTTGTGTTTCTGCAGCAGCACTGCGAGTTGTGAGTACATGACCGCAGACGCATCGGTGCCGTGTGCCATACGGCGTCATTTGAACCCATTGCTTGCAACTAGGGCAAGCGATTGTTTTGCTTGCCATAATTGtctatgtataatatatatcaaaGGCTACAAGGCCAGTTAAGTAATATCAATATATAGAAGCGTAGCCATATAGGGAAGCATAATACGTCGAGCTTTCATATCATCTgggatttttaataattaattgtcAAAACCAACAATGGTAGAGACGTTTTGGTCCCTTGagttagagaaatttttcactGTGACGAGAACAtgagtggtacaccacgtgtttttatataagtgatagaaaattttattttttaagtgattaattttttaacacatatcctacaatttgtataatgataCCAAATGCACCATCTCGTTTACTAGTCACACTAAAAACCCTGTGTACTagttacactgaaaaatctctcgctGAGTTGAGCATCTTCATTTTATCAAATATATCCCTAGCCTTATTTAAAATGTGGGAGATCAACCGATCAAAGAAATTTTGGATACAATTTGATACCTAGAAAATTTGAGATGCAAGCGTTGAAAAGAAAAGCTCTAACCACTTATTAACTAATGTAATGTTCATCTTCTCATTAATATGACACTCATTCTTAACACAGGTCATTCTTAACACAAACACAGGTCAATCCACTACATATTGCAAAAATTaatacattttaatttaaagGTACAGTGTACGTTAATTCACATGTCCAATCAAGCAGTGTATGCATGGACCATGcttctttttttattccaaGTCATGTAATAAAAGTAAGAATTAGATGCCCTACGAAAGACGAGCCATTATCATGGGATTCGATTTACTTTAATTCATACTTTATATTTTTGGGGGAATGGCCGATAAAAACCAATCTCTatatatcactcaacatattcGCCCATGGTTTGCTTGTTTGtggatttgttttttcttttcatcctttgaaaaaaatgtgttgACATCACTcacctttttaatttaaatcaattcaaattttatttggcATAGTTAAGAAATTACATAGGGCAAGCATGCCAAATGTAAGTTTCAAATAAAACTAAGGTCGAGTTATCCGTAAAATTAAACCGGCAAAATTGTGCTAAAGCAGGTTCTAGAACTTATTAAGAATTTAGCTCATCAATGTTAGTGTCCTTTTTTTTTAGGATTGTATTAAGGAAACTAAAGGTGCATAGATTGTTGTCTAAAAAGAATTAGGAAAGAATTAAGTTTGCTTGTACCATTCAGATTAGAAATCCTAGAAGCCTTATTAGAATATAGGAATCTTAATTAGAAAATAGGTATGTAACAATTGATCTTTGTACTATAAATAGACTTGTTGGGGGCTGATTATTCACATGAACAATAGAGTAAAGCACTTTGAGAGAGTGTGAGGGGTGAGAGATATTAAGACCTAGGGTTTGTGAAAGGAAAGGGGATTTTTCTTGTAAACCAAAGGGGTTTTCATGCTAGCGAAATAACTCGGTAATCACCAAAGCGAATGTAGGTCAGTTTTAGCCGAACTACTATAATTCCTCGTGATCATGGCGTGCGTTTTCTTTATGTGTGgtgttttggttgtttgtttgttctTTGTGCTTTATTAATTGTGGGTCATGTTGTAGCCTATCGAAAACAATATCATAAAGAAAGCGTGTTTGTCCAACATAACCAACAAGAACTAGATGCCTTTGCTTTTACtcaagagtaatgctattcacactatatttttgtaccacattttcataccatcttaGTTGGTATTTGATGCAgacagtcacatcatttgaatcaattagattttttaatttagttcattatttaataaactaataatcaagaaaaactagttaattaaatgatgattgtgttGTAcaaggagtctttctccttcctttccttgggttttacaaatttttcaaatgatgtagctatccacatcagatgccagcTAAAGTGGTAtagaaatatggtataaaaccatggtatgaataacattaatCTTTACTCAATGCAAGTGACACCCTTTAATTTTGGTCTCTATTAGATTCTCAGTTAACCGCTGACCGGAGAAAAGGATAGAGGGAGGGAAGGATGCCAATTCACGCAACATAAACATAGCAAGGTGAGGGAAATGATTTATGCACATTATTTTTCACTTTATGTACACTCCTTTTTTAGCTGTATGattaaataaagagaaaattgtagcaacgATATTTTAACATTAACCCAATTCGAGTGATGGTCCCTAAACTAAAAACTCATGACCATTGATCCCTTGACTTatcaaaatgtgcagctatGGCCCTTTTCGTTAACTCTATTAAAAttccgtcaaaatgagttatgttggaatgagcattgctacaattggattaaagttaaaagaccattactccaattgggtcaaagttgagggatcattgctccagTTAGGTTAAAtggtcggctgtatgaatcctataaCACCACTATGCTGGGTTTTGCACTATGTCTTCCGTTGTTATAGTACTAATGAAAAATTAACTGTAATTAACATGTAACCAATTAGTTACAGGGTCTATCATGGAAAattttggaataaaaaaaaaaaaaactacaataaaacaatcaaatttctGATATATGCATCATATAATTCCGCCACCTTAATGTCCTCATTTTATGAAAATGACCAACTTGTG
This genomic stretch from Pyrus communis chromosome 2, drPyrComm1.1, whole genome shotgun sequence harbors:
- the LOC137725972 gene encoding metacaspase-1-like isoform X3, coding for MASKTIACPSCKQWVQMTPYGTRHRCVCGHVLTTRSAAAETQRETSVRGRGDHKGERHSFQRWQIGTGTLMSLPSSCSDKPVCSGSRPNKRALLCGVTYKQHKYKLKGIYNDVKNMENLLTKTFGFPANCIRILSEDDPRDLERIPTKKNIENSLKWLVEGCQRGDSLVFYFSGHGLRQPDFKDDELDGFDETICPVDFMEEGMILDNDINETIVWPLEEGVTLHAIVDACHSGTNVDLEHVYDRKLNTWKDNIPLSRARKSTRGGLAISLSACEDDKMAIDTTAFAGKSMNGAMTYILTETVRNKTDITYGVLLDEMVNYIKKINCERCSNSRFLRTVLRRKTIQVYHM
- the LOC137725972 gene encoding metacaspase-1-like isoform X2; its protein translation is MASKTIACPSCKQWVQMTPYGTRHRCVCGHVLTTRSAAAETQRETSVRGRGDHKGERHSFQRWQIGTGTLMSLPSSCSDKPVCSGSRPNKRALLCGVTYKQHKYKLKGIYNDVKNMENLLTKTFGFPANCIRILSDDPRDLERIPTKKNIENSLKWLVEGCQRGDSLVFYFSGHGLRQPDFKDDELDGFDETICPVDFMEEGMILDNDINETIVWPLEEGVTLHAIVDACHSGTNVDLEHVYDRKLNTWKDNIPLSRARKSTRGGLAISLSACEDDKMAIDTTAFAGKSMNGAMTYILTETVRNKTDITYGVLLDEMVNYIKKINCERCSNSRFLRTVLRRKTIQVCFHFMQHVKSNGFDLHFFFLKYRCTICDMHVDYKAHSVLIKVDIPNSYSQAPNHECTL
- the LOC137725972 gene encoding metacaspase-1-like isoform X1 codes for the protein MASKTIACPSCKQWVQMTPYGTRHRCVCGHVLTTRSAAAETQRETSVRGRGDHKGERHSFQRWQIGTGTLMSLPSSCSDKPVCSGSRPNKRALLCGVTYKQHKYKLKGIYNDVKNMENLLTKTFGFPANCIRILSEDDPRDLERIPTKKNIENSLKWLVEGCQRGDSLVFYFSGHGLRQPDFKDDELDGFDETICPVDFMEEGMILDNDINETIVWPLEEGVTLHAIVDACHSGTNVDLEHVYDRKLNTWKDNIPLSRARKSTRGGLAISLSACEDDKMAIDTTAFAGKSMNGAMTYILTETVRNKTDITYGVLLDEMVNYIKKINCERCSNSRFLRTVLRRKTIQVCFHFMQHVKSNGFDLHFFFLKYRCTICDMHVDYKAHSVLIKVDIPNSYSQAPNHECTL